In Asanoa sp. WMMD1127, one genomic interval encodes:
- a CDS encoding pitrilysin family protein, whose amino-acid sequence MKIPATKYPVERFTLDNGLRVVLAPDRSAPVVGVAVVYDVGIRSEPEGRTGFAHLFEHLMFQGSENLEKLAHFRHVQGAGGTFNGSTHLDYTDYFETLPSGALERALFLEADRMRGPRLTEENLRNQVDVVKEEIRVNVLNRPYGGFPWLKLPPVMFDTFPNAHDGYGSFEDLESATVADAAEFFSRYYACGNAVLSVAGDLDVAEATEMIQRHFGDVPARPAPPRPDFDEPDLTSERRESYADRLAPLPAVAAAWRVPNPIDDFAAYLPYVVLAEVLTDGDASRLVERMVLRDRTVTSLGGYLGFMGEPFEVRDPTAALLQFHLPPGGDVDKVLRTADEELERLAGDGIGAEELGRVQARMATHLLRDTDAVLGRALRIAVLEEQRGEPELINELPRLIGEVTADQIRAAAATLTPQRRASIEVIPGGGQ is encoded by the coding sequence ATGAAGATCCCGGCGACCAAATATCCGGTCGAGCGGTTCACGCTCGACAACGGCCTGCGGGTGGTGCTGGCGCCCGACCGCAGCGCGCCCGTGGTCGGCGTCGCCGTGGTCTACGACGTCGGCATCCGCAGCGAGCCTGAGGGGCGCACCGGTTTCGCGCACCTCTTCGAGCACCTGATGTTCCAGGGCTCCGAGAACCTCGAGAAGCTCGCCCACTTCCGGCACGTCCAGGGCGCGGGCGGCACCTTCAACGGCTCGACCCACCTCGACTACACCGACTACTTCGAGACGCTGCCGTCCGGCGCGCTCGAGCGGGCGCTGTTCCTCGAGGCAGACCGCATGCGCGGCCCTCGCCTGACGGAGGAGAACCTGCGCAACCAGGTCGACGTGGTCAAGGAGGAGATCCGGGTCAACGTGCTCAACCGGCCCTACGGCGGCTTCCCCTGGCTGAAGCTGCCGCCGGTCATGTTCGACACGTTCCCGAATGCGCACGACGGCTACGGGTCGTTCGAGGACCTGGAGAGCGCCACGGTCGCCGATGCGGCCGAGTTCTTCTCCCGCTACTACGCCTGCGGCAACGCGGTCCTCTCGGTCGCCGGCGACCTCGACGTGGCCGAGGCCACCGAGATGATCCAGCGGCACTTCGGCGACGTGCCGGCCCGGCCCGCGCCGCCGCGGCCCGACTTCGACGAGCCCGACCTGACCAGCGAACGACGCGAGTCGTACGCCGATCGCCTGGCCCCCTTGCCGGCGGTCGCCGCGGCCTGGCGCGTGCCGAACCCGATCGACGACTTCGCCGCCTACCTGCCCTACGTGGTGCTGGCCGAGGTGCTCACCGACGGCGACGCGTCGCGACTGGTCGAGCGGATGGTGCTGCGCGACCGCACGGTCACCAGCCTCGGCGGCTACCTCGGGTTCATGGGCGAGCCGTTCGAGGTGCGCGATCCGACCGCGGCGCTGCTGCAGTTCCACCTGCCGCCCGGCGGCGACGTCGACAAGGTGCTGCGCACCGCCGACGAGGAGCTGGAGCGGCTGGCCGGCGACGGCATCGGGGCCGAGGAGCTCGGCCGCGTGCAGGCCCGGATGGCCACCCACCTGCTCCGCGACACCGACGCGGTGCTCGGCCGGGCGCTGCGGATCGCCGTGCTCGAGGAGCAACGCGGCGAGCCCGAGCTGATCAACGAGCTGCCGCGGCTGATCGGCGAGGTCACGGCGGACCAGATCCGCGCGGCCGCGGCCACCCTGACCCCGCAGCGCCGGGCGTCCATCGAGGTCATTCCCGGAGGCGGACAGTGA
- a CDS encoding pitrilysin family protein produces the protein MSDVKRSLPALLPAAPIKLPGEAERRLTNGLTVIAIRRPAVPLVEVRLRVPFARANLARGAMLSQTLFSGTAEMSTVDIAAELQAVGGGLAASVDPDRLMISGNGLAAGLGRILEIMAEVVDGAAYPSDEVATERDRLVDNIQVAKSQPAHLAREALLQRVYGRHPYAVQTPEPEQVRTVRPAQLRALHAERVHPAGATLVLVGDFQVKRALDTAEAVLGSWNGGGKDVTLPAAPAPAPGPVLVVDRPDSVQSSLRMALPAVPRTHPDHAALQLANLVFGGYFSSRWVENIREDKGYTYGPHSLVDHSVAGSVVLVSAEVATEVTGPALLETLYELGRLATTPPGAEELEQARQYVLGTLKLGMSTQAGLASLASTYAGAGLRLDFLKDYTAQLTAATRDDVAAAAAKYLAPSGATTVILGDAEKIEAPVATLREVELG, from the coding sequence GTGAGCGATGTGAAGCGGTCGTTGCCGGCCCTGCTGCCGGCGGCGCCGATCAAGCTGCCCGGCGAGGCTGAGCGGCGGCTGACCAACGGGCTGACCGTGATCGCGATCCGTCGCCCGGCGGTGCCGCTGGTCGAGGTGCGGTTGCGCGTGCCGTTCGCCCGTGCCAACCTGGCCCGCGGCGCGATGCTGTCGCAGACGCTGTTCTCCGGCACGGCCGAGATGTCCACCGTGGACATCGCCGCCGAGCTCCAGGCGGTCGGCGGCGGGCTGGCGGCGTCGGTCGACCCCGACCGGCTGATGATCAGCGGCAACGGCCTGGCGGCCGGCCTGGGCCGGATCCTGGAGATCATGGCCGAGGTGGTCGACGGGGCCGCGTACCCGAGCGACGAGGTCGCCACCGAGCGGGACCGGCTGGTCGACAACATCCAGGTCGCCAAGAGCCAGCCCGCCCACCTGGCCCGCGAGGCACTGCTGCAGCGGGTCTACGGACGCCACCCGTACGCGGTGCAGACGCCCGAGCCCGAGCAGGTGCGCACGGTGCGGCCGGCCCAGCTGCGCGCGCTGCACGCCGAGCGGGTCCACCCGGCCGGCGCGACCCTCGTGCTCGTCGGCGACTTCCAGGTGAAGCGGGCCCTCGACACGGCCGAGGCGGTGCTCGGCTCGTGGAACGGCGGTGGCAAGGACGTGACGCTGCCCGCCGCGCCGGCGCCCGCGCCCGGCCCGGTGCTGGTGGTCGACCGGCCCGACTCGGTGCAGTCGTCGCTGCGGATGGCGTTGCCGGCGGTGCCGCGCACGCACCCCGACCACGCCGCGCTGCAACTGGCCAACCTGGTGTTCGGCGGCTACTTCTCGTCGCGCTGGGTGGAGAACATCCGCGAGGACAAGGGCTACACGTACGGGCCGCACTCCTTGGTCGATCACTCGGTCGCCGGCTCCGTCGTGCTGGTCTCGGCCGAGGTGGCCACCGAGGTGACCGGGCCGGCGCTGCTGGAGACGCTCTACGAGCTGGGCCGGCTGGCGACCACGCCGCCCGGGGCCGAGGAGCTGGAGCAGGCGCGGCAGTACGTGCTGGGCACGCTCAAGCTGGGCATGTCGACGCAGGCGGGGTTGGCCAGCCTGGCCAGCACCTACGCCGGCGCCGGGCTGCGCCTCGACTTCCTCAAGGACTACACGGCGCAGCTCACGGCCGCGACCCGGGACGACGTGGCCGCGGCCGCGGCGAAATACCTGGCGCCGTCGGGGGCGACCACGGTGATCCTCGGCGACGCGGAGAAGATCGAGGCGCCGGTCGCGACGCTGCGCGAGGTGGAGCTGGGATGA
- the nudC gene encoding NAD(+) diphosphatase, with amino-acid sequence MTGAPPLARATLDRAGHRRSDPHWLESAWPTARLLPVDSSAGTALFRDVVTGDAADAAVGAVLSVVLLDTSGVDRSAAVFLGVEPDGVAVFAIDGPLPDVPGTRPANLRDVGHRLDDRDAGLLTTALAIVNWHVRSPYSPQTGQPTTVGEAGWSRVDAAGNQTWPRTDPAMIVLVHDGVAGPDGRCLLGNNATWPKQPGFRRFSCLAGYVEPGESAEAAVAREVAEEVGLTLDRIDYVASQAWPFPGSLMLGYTATADAAQPLKVDPAEITEARWFTRREVRALLGGETVNLGTPDEPAVMTLPMQVSIAYYLITTWAGA; translated from the coding sequence ATGACCGGCGCGCCACCCCTGGCCCGGGCCACGCTCGACCGGGCGGGGCACCGGCGTTCGGATCCGCACTGGCTCGAATCCGCCTGGCCGACCGCCCGCCTCCTGCCCGTGGACTCGTCGGCCGGCACCGCGCTGTTCCGCGACGTGGTGACCGGCGACGCCGCCGACGCCGCGGTCGGCGCCGTGCTGTCGGTGGTGCTGCTCGACACGTCCGGCGTCGACCGCTCGGCCGCCGTGTTCCTCGGTGTGGAGCCCGACGGGGTCGCGGTGTTCGCGATCGACGGGCCGCTGCCGGACGTTCCGGGGACCCGGCCGGCGAACCTGCGCGACGTGGGGCACCGGCTGGACGACCGGGACGCCGGGCTGCTCACCACGGCGCTGGCGATCGTCAACTGGCACGTCCGGAGCCCGTACTCGCCGCAGACGGGGCAGCCGACCACGGTCGGCGAGGCCGGGTGGTCCCGGGTCGACGCGGCCGGCAACCAGACGTGGCCGCGTACCGACCCGGCGATGATCGTGTTGGTGCACGACGGCGTCGCGGGGCCGGACGGGCGCTGCCTGCTCGGCAACAACGCGACCTGGCCGAAGCAGCCGGGGTTCCGGCGGTTCTCGTGCCTCGCCGGTTACGTCGAGCCGGGGGAGTCCGCCGAGGCGGCCGTGGCGCGCGAGGTCGCGGAAGAGGTCGGGTTGACGCTGGACCGCATCGACTACGTGGCCAGCCAGGCGTGGCCGTTCCCGGGGTCGCTGATGCTCGGCTACACGGCGACCGCGGACGCGGCGCAGCCGTTGAAGGTCGACCCGGCCGAGATCACCGAAGCCCGCTGGTTCACCCGCCGCGAGGTGCGCGCCCTGCTGGGCGGCGAGACGGTCAACCTCGGTACGCCCGACGAGCCGGCGGTCATGACGCTGCCGATGCAGGTCTCGATCGCCTATTACCTGATCACCACGTGGGCGGGTGCGTGA
- a CDS encoding mycoredoxin, giving the protein MLTMYSTSWCGYCHRLKSQLDREGIAYQVIDIEQDPASADYVMSVNGGNQTVPTLRFDDGTAMTNPSITQVKQHLSSLEAA; this is encoded by the coding sequence ATGTTGACCATGTACTCCACCTCGTGGTGCGGCTACTGCCACCGCCTGAAGTCCCAGCTCGACCGCGAGGGCATCGCGTACCAGGTGATCGACATCGAGCAGGACCCGGCCTCGGCCGACTACGTGATGAGCGTCAACGGCGGCAACCAGACCGTCCCCACGTTGCGCTTCGACGACGGCACCGCCATGACCAACCCCTCGATCACCCAGGTCAAGCAGCACCTGTCGAGTCTCGAAGCGGCATAG
- a CDS encoding ATP-dependent DNA helicase UvrD2, giving the protein MAVDSPAEQVLAGLDPEQRTAVTAPAGPVCILAGAGTGKTRAITHRIAYRTLRGETAGRHVLAVTFTARAAAEMRARLAALGVAGVQARTFHAAALRQVRYFAPRLLAGRELPELIDSKARLVGLAAARVGVRTDRTGARDLAGEIEWAKSSLVEPGEYVVAAAKATRETPFEAGKVAEVFAAYEQLKRGNGVIDFEDLLRAAVWGIEEHSDVAEQVRAQYRHFVVDEYQDVNPLQQRLLDAWLGGRDDLTVVGDASQTIYSFTGATSAYLIDFPRLRRSPVVVRLVRDYRSTPQVVGLANAVIRQARGAEARLRLELVGQRPSGAEPELRIFQDEPGEAAAVAARCRQLIASGTPAREIAVLFRTNAQSETYEKALAEAEVPYVVQGAERFFERSEVRQALVALRAATRSADPGEPLVRSVAAALEAVGWAPDQRPGGGAARERWEALAALLALAEEFGATPTLLPIGEGAVSSRPPTLADFVDELGRRAAAQHAPTVEGVTLASLHSAKGLEWDAVFVVGLSDGTLPTTYAKTPEQVEEERRLLYVGVTRAREWLWLSYAISRSPGGRPRRPCRFLPQFDGRSGGGAGGGPGGSAVSRLSRKPDSRPPRIVSCRVCGATLLGGADRKLGRCATCPSDLDEELLDRLQRWRARVSAGQRVPAYVVFTDATLVAIAERKPAARADLIAIAGIGPRKLALYGDAALALVAGAAVDDLEPEKTSANDP; this is encoded by the coding sequence GTGGCGGTTGACTCTCCGGCGGAGCAGGTCCTGGCGGGCCTCGACCCCGAGCAGCGCACCGCCGTGACGGCGCCGGCCGGCCCGGTCTGCATCCTCGCCGGCGCCGGCACGGGCAAGACCAGGGCGATCACTCACCGGATCGCCTACCGGACGCTGCGGGGCGAGACGGCGGGGCGGCACGTGCTGGCCGTCACGTTCACCGCGCGGGCGGCGGCCGAGATGCGGGCGCGGCTCGCGGCGCTGGGGGTCGCCGGGGTGCAGGCGCGCACGTTCCACGCGGCGGCGCTGCGCCAGGTGCGCTACTTCGCGCCGCGGCTGCTGGCCGGGCGCGAGCTGCCCGAGCTGATCGACAGCAAGGCGCGGCTGGTCGGTTTGGCGGCGGCACGGGTCGGCGTGCGCACCGACCGCACCGGCGCCCGCGACCTGGCCGGCGAGATCGAGTGGGCCAAGTCGTCGCTCGTCGAGCCCGGCGAATACGTGGTCGCGGCGGCCAAGGCGACCCGCGAGACGCCGTTCGAGGCCGGCAAGGTGGCCGAGGTGTTCGCCGCCTACGAGCAGCTCAAGCGGGGCAACGGGGTGATCGACTTCGAAGACCTGCTGCGGGCGGCGGTCTGGGGGATCGAGGAGCACTCCGACGTCGCCGAGCAGGTGCGCGCGCAATACCGGCATTTCGTGGTCGACGAATACCAGGACGTCAACCCGCTGCAGCAGCGGCTGCTCGACGCGTGGCTCGGCGGGCGCGACGACCTGACCGTGGTCGGCGACGCGTCGCAGACGATCTACTCGTTCACCGGGGCGACCTCCGCCTATCTGATCGACTTCCCGCGGCTGCGGCGGTCGCCGGTGGTGGTGCGGCTGGTCCGCGACTACCGGTCGACGCCGCAGGTGGTGGGGCTGGCCAACGCGGTGATCCGGCAGGCCCGGGGCGCCGAGGCGCGGCTGCGGCTCGAGCTGGTCGGCCAGCGACCGTCCGGCGCCGAGCCCGAGCTGCGGATCTTCCAGGACGAGCCGGGGGAGGCGGCCGCGGTGGCGGCCCGCTGCCGGCAACTGATCGCGTCGGGCACCCCGGCGCGCGAGATCGCGGTGCTGTTCCGGACCAACGCGCAGTCCGAGACCTACGAGAAGGCGCTGGCCGAGGCCGAGGTGCCCTACGTGGTGCAGGGGGCCGAGCGGTTCTTCGAGCGGTCCGAGGTGCGGCAGGCGCTGGTGGCGCTGCGGGCCGCGACCCGGTCGGCCGACCCCGGCGAGCCGCTGGTGCGGTCGGTGGCGGCGGCGCTCGAGGCGGTCGGCTGGGCGCCCGACCAGCGGCCCGGCGGTGGCGCGGCCCGGGAGCGGTGGGAGGCGCTGGCGGCGCTCCTCGCGCTGGCGGAGGAGTTCGGCGCGACGCCGACGCTGCTGCCGATCGGCGAGGGCGCGGTGTCTTCGCGACCGCCGACGCTGGCCGACTTCGTCGACGAGCTCGGTCGGCGGGCGGCCGCGCAGCACGCGCCGACCGTCGAGGGCGTCACGCTGGCGTCGCTGCACTCGGCCAAGGGGCTCGAGTGGGACGCGGTGTTCGTGGTGGGGCTGTCGGACGGGACGCTGCCGACGACCTACGCCAAAACGCCCGAGCAGGTCGAGGAAGAACGCCGGCTGCTCTATGTCGGGGTGACGCGGGCCCGGGAGTGGCTCTGGCTCTCCTATGCGATCTCCCGCTCGCCGGGTGGCCGGCCGCGGCGGCCGTGCCGGTTCCTGCCACAGTTCGACGGGCGTTCGGGGGGCGGCGCGGGCGGTGGTCCCGGCGGCTCGGCGGTATCCCGGTTGAGTCGCAAACCCGACAGCCGGCCGCCGCGGATCGTCTCGTGCCGGGTCTGCGGCGCCACGCTGCTGGGCGGCGCCGACCGCAAGCTCGGCCGGTGCGCGACCTGTCCGTCCGATCTGGACGAGGAGCTCCTCGACCGGCTCCAGCGCTGGCGGGCGCGCGTTTCCGCAGGTCAGCGAGTTCCGGCATACGTCGTCTTCACTGACGCGACACTCGTGGCCATCGCCGAGCGCAAACCGGCGGCGCGCGCCGACCTGATCGCCATCGCTGGCATCGGCCCGCGCAAGCTCGCCCTCTACGGCGACGCCGCGCTGGCCCTCGTAGCGGGCGCGGCGGTTGATGATCTTGAGCCAGAAAAAACTTCTGCGAATGACCCGTAA
- a CDS encoding WhiB family transcriptional regulator, producing the protein MSLALANPDAKSVGLDAELPCRKFDPDLWFADAPTELELAKSLCGDCPLRVECLAGAVERAEPWGVWGGEIFERGAVVPRKRPRGRPRKEDVARDAVLRVEVEARLAAEGLADQPRVAVRLAA; encoded by the coding sequence ATGAGCCTGGCCTTGGCCAATCCGGACGCGAAGAGCGTCGGGTTGGACGCGGAACTGCCCTGTCGGAAGTTCGACCCGGACCTGTGGTTCGCCGACGCCCCGACCGAGCTCGAGCTGGCCAAGTCGCTCTGCGGGGACTGCCCGCTGCGCGTCGAGTGCCTGGCGGGCGCGGTCGAGCGTGCCGAGCCCTGGGGCGTCTGGGGCGGCGAGATCTTCGAGCGCGGTGCGGTCGTGCCCCGCAAGCGGCCCCGTGGTCGCCCGCGCAAGGAAGACGTCGCCCGAGACGCCGTCCTCCGAGTCGAGGTAGAGGCGCGGTTGGCAGCCGAAGGGCTCGCCGACCAGCCGCGCGTCGCCGTCCGACTGGCGGCCTGA